Proteins from one Oncorhynchus masou masou isolate Uvic2021 chromosome 12, UVic_Omas_1.1, whole genome shotgun sequence genomic window:
- the tmprss15 gene encoding enteropeptidase produces MWCGKRRWSSTEVLLSVLCLTLLAVCVSLIIITWLAMQTDLDQCGLGGTESVYSGRLVIMRGAVFTEKLRNRSSLQFKSLAFDTEHLISDAYGRGSLNNDFKACEVLEFSNGSVVVNFDLQFRQSVEVKEAEQQLVAGLQSTGGLVVNQNSIQVRVKEDLTTYQPTSSPHLSTTSSSGKCPPYHMACGDGTTCVAAMQFCDGVDNCPDGSDENHTLCATKCDGQFLLLGPTGSFHSENFPLPYNNGMICRWVIRVQKGLAIKMNFHSFDTEEEIDTLSLYEGTGQGKNLTYLLSGRSPGTVWLLSDKTTVEFSSDDYNNFQGFNATYSAEDISNLSNEERLSCSFEEGLCFWRQEPEDEGDWIRTNTPTFPPFTGPNLDHTFGNQSGYYIVTPGSPGQWEKNFKIRSLRLAHSKEPMCLKFWYHMYGENVHRLRVLVERRSTSLVREASVIVVFQKEGNYGDNWNFGQVTLNSTADATVVFEAQKKGGMKNDIALDDISLTNGPCGADPPDPTVVPTPTTPPPIPPDCGGPFDLWEPNSTFSSPNYPHSYGNKASCLWTLHAREGWNILLHFLDFDVESTYDMVEVRDGAGPQSELLGVFTGTDATFPDVISTANQITVIFFTDSTGYGRGFRANFTSGLALGMPKPCVTGQYRCQSGECISNVSVCNGQPDCADSSDEAVCVHQVSVDSTGVRHLQLQVQTTRYTTCGQHWNSQLSHFMCRYLGYRSGSALLIPSTEKDSPFTTVSVAANGTLDLTPSEKCTGEKVISLECDNQPCGVRMVSQKMDRSGSTERRRDEKGEEESEESGTVRVVGGTDSRKGAWPWMVSLYFRGRHVCGATLIDNEWLVTAAHCVYGKNIHLSNWEAVLGLHSQDGVDVLPSQTRKVDHIIMNKHYNRRTKDADIAMMHLQTNVNFTDNIQPICLPGSGHQFEAGMKCFITGWGAEVEQGTSANVLQQAVLPLVSRSECQKLLPEYNITARMVCAGYSEGGVDSCQGDSGGPLMCEEDGHWVQVGVISFGVGCGRPQRPGVYALVSQFTDWVVQTRRLS; encoded by the exons ATGTGGTGTGGGAAGCGACGTTGGTCGTCCACGGAGGTGCTGCTGAGTGTCCTGTGTCTGACCCTGCTGGCAGTGTGTGTCAgtctcatcatcatcacctggCTCGCCATGCAGACTGACC TGGACCAGTGTGGTCTTGGTGGGACTGAGTCTGTGTACAGTGGGAGGCTGGTCATTATGAGGGGGGCTGTGTTTACTGAGAAGCTGAGAAACAGGAGCAGTCTGCAGTTCAAGTCCCTGGCCTTCGACACAGAGCATCTG ATATCTGACGCTTACGGCCGTGGCTCCCTCAATAATGACTTCAAGGCCTGTGAAGTTTTAGAATTCAG CAATGGCAGTGTGGTGGTGAACTTTGACCTGCAGTTTCGTCAGAGTGTGGAGGTGAAGGAGGCAGAGCAGCAGCTGGTGGCTGGGCTTCAGAGCACTGGGGGCCTGGTGGTTAACCAAAATAGCATCCAGGTCAGAG TGAAAGAGGACCTAACTACATACCAGCCCACCTCTTCACCTCATCTTTCCACTACATCTTCTTCTG GGAAATGCCCACCTTATCATATGGCCTGTGGGGACGGCACTACATGTGTGGCCGCCATGCAGTTTTGTGATGGAGTAGACAATTGTCCTGATGGCTCAGATGAAAACCATACTCTCTGTG CAACAAAGTGCGATGGCCAATTCCTTCTTCTTGGTCCTACGGGTTCCTTCCATTCTGAAAACTTCCCTCTCCCCTACAACAACGGCATGATTTGCCGCTGGGTCATACG AGTTCAGAAAGGACTGGCCATAAAGATGAATTTCCACTCATTCGACACAGAAGAAGAGATTGATACTCTCAGTCTGTATGAGGGCACAGGACAGGGGAAAAATCTGACAT ACCTGCTGTCAGGCCGTTCCCCAGGCACTGTGTGGCTGCTGTCTGACAAGACCACTGTTGAGTTCTCTTCTGACGATTACAACAATTTCCAAGGATTTAACGCCACCTACTCAGCAGAAGACATCAGCAACCTCTCTA atgaggagaggctgagctgCTCCTTTGAGGAGGGCCTGTGTTTCTGGAGGCAGGAGCCTGAGGATGAAGGGGACTGGATACGCACCAATACCCCAACATTCCCCCCTTTCACAGGCCCAAACCTTGACCATACATTTGGTAACCAATCAG GCTACTACATTGTCACACCGGGAAGCCCTGGCCAGTGGGAGAAGAACTTCAAGATCCGCAGCCTCCGATTAGCTCATTCAAAAGAACCAATGTGTCTGAAGTTCTG GTACCACATGTATGGAGAGAATGTGCATCGGCTGAGGGTGTTGGTAGAGAGACGGTCAACTTCTTTGGTCAGAGAAGCTTCAGTCATTGTGGTCTTCCAGAAGGAGGGGAACTATGGAGATAACTGGAACTTTGGCCAGGTCACCCTGAACAGCACAGCTGATGCAACG GTGGTTTTTGAGGCTCAGAAGAAGGGGGGTATGAAGAATGACATCGCCCTGGATGACATTAGTCTGACAAATGGTCCCTGTGGGGCGGACCCACCAgacccaacagtggttcccacaCCTACAACACCACCTCCAATACCTC CTGACTGTGGGGGACCTTTTGACCTCTGGGAACCCAACTCTACATTCAGCTCCCCCAACTACCCACACTCCTATGGCAACAAGGCTTCTT GTTTGTGGACTCTTCATGCCAGGGAAGGATGGAACATCCTGCTTCACTTCCTGGATTTTGACGTTGAGTCGACCTATGATATGGTGGAGGTGCGGGATGGGGCGGGGCCACAGTCTGAACTGCTTG GTGTCTTCACTGGTACTGATGCTACCTTTCCAGATGTGATCTCCACAGCCAATCAGATCACAGTGATATTCTTTACGGACAGTACAGGGTACGGCAGAGGGTTCCGTGCCAACTTCACATCTGGATTAGCACTGGGCATGCCAA AGCcttgtgtcactgggcaataTCGGTGTCAGTCTGGAGAATGTATCTCCAATGTCAGTGTGTGTAACGGCCAACCAGACTGCGCTGACTCCTCAGACGAAGCTGTGTGTG TGCATCAGGTATCAGTAGACAGTACGGGTGTCAGACATCTGCAGCTCCAGGTCCAGACCACCCGGTACACAACTTGTGGTCAACACTGGAACTCTCAGCTCTCCCACTTCATGTGTCGTTACCTGGGCTACAG ATCAGGAAGTGCCCTCCTCATACCATCCACAGAGAAAGACTCTCCCTTCACCACCGTGAGTGTGGCAGCCAACGGTACCCTGGACCTGACCCCCAG TGAAAAATGTACGGGTGAAAAGGTTATATCTTTGGAATGTGACAACCAAC CGTGTGGCGTCCGTATGGTCTCCCAGAAGATGGATCGAAGTGGGTCCACTGAACGAAGGAGggatgagaaaggagaggaggagtcgGAGGAGAGTGGAACTGTCAGAGTGGTGGGAGGGACAGACTCTCGTAAGGGGGCGTGGCCATGGATGGTGTCGCTGTACTTTAGGGGCCGCCATGTGTGTGGAGCTACTCTGATTGACAACGAGTGGTTGGTCACCGCTGCACACTGCGTTTATGG GAAAAATATTCACCTTTCCAACTGGGAGGCAGTTTTGGGCCTTCACTCCCAGGACGGTGTAGATGTCCTCCCATCACAGACCCGAAAGGTTGACCACATCATCATGAACAAACACTACAACAGAAGGACCAAGGATGCTGACATCGCAATGATGCACCTTCAAACAAACGTCAACTTCACAG ATAACATTCAACCCATCTGTCTGCCAGGAAGTGGCCACCAGTTTGAGGCTGGGATGAAGTGTTTCATTACAGGCTGGGGAGCAGAAGTAGAGCAAG GCACATCAGCTAATGTGCTGCAGCAGGCAGTGCTGCCCCTGGTGAGCCGCTCTGAGTGTCAGAAGCTGCTACCTGAGTACAACATTACAGCAAGGATGGTGTGTGCCGGCTACTCTGAGGGGGGAGTGGACTCCTGCCAG GGGGACTCTGGAGGTCCTCTCATGTGTGAGGAGGATGGCCACTGGGTGCAGGTTGGCGTGATTTCTTTTGGTGTGGGGTGTGGCCGCCCCCAGCGCCCTGGTGTGTACGCCCTGGTCTCCCAGTTCACTGACTGGGTCGTCCAGACCAGACGGCTCTCCTGA
- the LOC135550345 gene encoding uncharacterized protein LOC135550345 isoform X2, with the protein MTVYNLNLDLGFLSNEEAHAVVEVLERDKRLKEIEKERIGRLLEQRGDRKSVLRWPENLRNQQTNKSSVHPSQAPHSTNIEQQTVRSKPIKGKDDGSGRHTTLRARLSSMFSLRVPLRGIRDPGGKNNSHNNGVSNVSSSGGQSCEGKSTEAKHVEEQIGEFAEEPNKEVHTEEELTKEVHTEEELTKEVHTEEELTKEVHTEEELTKEVHTEEAHTETAHREKELTESPAEEEPTEDHSVESNKVQTSA; encoded by the exons ATGACAGTGTATAATTTGAACTTGGATCTAGGTTTCCTAAGCAATGAAGAGGCACATGCTGTTGTTGAAGTTCTAGAGAGAGACAAGCGTCTAAAGGAGATTGAAAAGGAGAGGATTGG ACGTCTGCTTGAGCAGCGGGGGGACAGAAAGTCTGTGTTAAGATGGCCGGAGAACCTGAGAAACCAGCAGACTAACAAGAGCAGTGTCCACCCATCCCAGGCACCACACAGCACTAACATAG AGCAGCAAACTGTGAGAAGTAAACCAATAAAAGGGAAGGATGACGGTAGCGGAAGACATACAACTCTGCGAGCCCGTCTCAGCTCCATGTTCAGCCTCAGGGTCCCTCTGAGGGGCATCAGAGACCCGGGAGGGAAAAACAACAGCCATAACAATGG GGTTAGCAACGTCTCCTCTTCTGGAGGACAAAGCTGCGAAGGCAAGAGTACTGAGGCAAAGCATGTGGAGGAGCAAATAGGTGAGTTTGCAGAGGAGCCTAACAAGGAGGTGCACACAGAGGAGGAGCTCACCAAGGAGGTGCACACAGAGGAGGAGCTCACCAAGGAGGTGCACACAGAGGAGGAGCTCACCAAGGAGGTGCACACAGAGGAGGAGCTTACTAAAGAGGTGCACACAGAGGAGGCACACACAGAGACGGCACACAGAGAGAAGGAGCTCACAGAGAGTCCTGCAGAGGAGGAGCCCACTGAGGATCACTCAGTGGAGTCTAATAAGGTACAGACTAGTGCATAA
- the LOC135550345 gene encoding uncharacterized protein LOC135550345 isoform X1: MTVYNLNLDLGFLSNEEAHAVVEVLERDKRLKEIEKERIGRLLEQRGDRKSVLRWPENLRNQQTNKSSVHPSQAPHSTNIEQQTVRSKPIKGKDDGSGRHTTLRARLSSMFSLRVPLRGIRDPGGKNNSHNNGVSNVSSSGGQSCEGKSTEAKHVEEQIGEFAEEPNKEVHTEEELTKEVHTEEELTKEVHTEEELTKEVHTEEELTKEVHTEEAHTETAHREKELTESPAEEEPTEDHSVESNKVIGPAAFPVGETGKRRTDLLETGGKQESSTAIGQNQREDQESSGVTGPALAPQSISHPPVKHEDPTSKPRKGEHIQPSAELKTSIPFSPNRNICSCPIRPHHSDISSPFLAPQEQSLPRTATVKSLSPEVMNIPFHSPHQPPKLQSSNLKRSQLQKASGRAVTPARHLSLIRPWRVESPGTFSLLRPSSSTTLPTSHYVETQAEASGLSSNFTSVLPSNLSSELPSNLPSGLPSSSDHRESPVTLRQHISRSHLTLFPASDLQCFPPQSLNRILPHTTLSHYPLENRTRLSSSLIFNSLPMSKNTLDTATESPKYLNRSKSLDRHLTKAVSMDTAGDNHSPYSPPSNTRWMSSSERINMLAKQHNLAAQDGLSKAISQQRILQTNASVQSNNQRIVKPHAYYSGVYDTGSSLAVKTHSLSSLSSRASHGLQSHLHSPPVSPDHMTDLTRAYGGTHSAPADTKQLMIGEKIKVTGSEIIDSETHNISEFKCQTSNKDLFASQIRKNSLGLPVQDATLVSDRTEKGPTGYRSNRKVDQILNRLRMIFSSKRIEERSVLFGRKGKTVPSTLEGASVISENRQTGKRSPEVKEVLKPIDLQRNVAGQLRQQNRGCNGLTISTVKLASKNAQLDIHDKERNTISTEKNGNPSLSKEELSRPNLPHSPYFSSQSHKDSGSSRTSHFSLNTKNDVFSSPMGKDSRSDRSRTACFKPTQLSYSNNSPTTTDFGLKHGRSISVTNIYSNRTSRNRRISTGTDMAPTRYLRSLEDIRGPGDLDRPPRTISRAFSSTQKTYISLIKTDSILSPKSLTLPLPLRFNESSTWHTEILNSLIIDQKLQVIQGPMELLPITSSSLSDFEEYDSDTTTDGEYYLSSDDWEKESIL; the protein is encoded by the exons ATGACAGTGTATAATTTGAACTTGGATCTAGGTTTCCTAAGCAATGAAGAGGCACATGCTGTTGTTGAAGTTCTAGAGAGAGACAAGCGTCTAAAGGAGATTGAAAAGGAGAGGATTGG ACGTCTGCTTGAGCAGCGGGGGGACAGAAAGTCTGTGTTAAGATGGCCGGAGAACCTGAGAAACCAGCAGACTAACAAGAGCAGTGTCCACCCATCCCAGGCACCACACAGCACTAACATAG AGCAGCAAACTGTGAGAAGTAAACCAATAAAAGGGAAGGATGACGGTAGCGGAAGACATACAACTCTGCGAGCCCGTCTCAGCTCCATGTTCAGCCTCAGGGTCCCTCTGAGGGGCATCAGAGACCCGGGAGGGAAAAACAACAGCCATAACAATGG GGTTAGCAACGTCTCCTCTTCTGGAGGACAAAGCTGCGAAGGCAAGAGTACTGAGGCAAAGCATGTGGAGGAGCAAATAGGTGAGTTTGCAGAGGAGCCTAACAAGGAGGTGCACACAGAGGAGGAGCTCACCAAGGAGGTGCACACAGAGGAGGAGCTCACCAAGGAGGTGCACACAGAGGAGGAGCTCACCAAGGAGGTGCACACAGAGGAGGAGCTTACTAAAGAGGTGCACACAGAGGAGGCACACACAGAGACGGCACACAGAGAGAAGGAGCTCACAGAGAGTCCTGCAGAGGAGGAGCCCACTGAGGATCACTCAGTGGAGTCTAATAAG GTGATTGGACCTGCTGCCTTCCCTGTgggtgaaacagggaagaggagaacagatcTACTGGAAACAGGGGGAAAGCAGGAGAGCTCCACAG CCATAGGTCAGAATCAGAGAGAGGACCAAGAAAGTTCTGGAGTGACTGGACCAGCGTTAGCACCACAGTCAATCAGCCACCCACCAGTGAAGCATGAGGATCCTACATCTAAACCTCGGAAAGGAGAACACATCCAACCATCAGCTGAATTGAAAACGTCTATTCCCTTTAGCCCAAATCGGAACATATGTAGCTGCCCCATCCGCCCCCACCACTCTGACATTTCCTCCCCCTTCCTTGCACCTCAAGAGCAGTCCCTGCCCAGGACTGCCACTGTGAAGAGTCTTTCCCCTGAGGTTATGAACATTCCCTTTCACAGCCCACATCAACCACCAAAACTTCAGTCTTCTAACTTGAAGAGGAGCCAGCTTCAAAAGGCCTCTGGTCGGGCCGTAACACCAGCTCGCCATTTGTCCTTGATCAGGCCATGGCGTGTGGAGTCACCAGGAACGTTCTCCTTGCTAAGACCAAGCAGCTCCACCACACTGCCCACCTCCCACTATGTAGAGACCCAGGCTGAAGCCTCCGGCCTCTCCTCCAACTTCACCTCCGTCCTCCCTTCCAACCTCTCCTCCGAACTCCCCTCCAACCTCCCCTCtggcctcccctcctcctctgaccACCGAGAGAGTCCAGTCACCTTGAGACAGCACATTTCAAGAAGTCATCTCACCTTGTTCCCTGCCTCTGACCTACAATGTTTCCCACCCCAGAGCCTCAACAGAATCCTGCCTCATACTACACTGTCTCATTACCCTCTTGAAAATAGGACCAGATTAAGCTCATCTTTGATATTTAACTCTCTCCCCATGTCTAAGAACACTTTAGATACAGCAACTGAGAGTCCAAAATACCTTAACAGGTCCAAGTCACTTGATAGACATTTAACCAAGGCTGTGTCTATGGATACTGCTGGTGACAATCACTCCCCCTACTCACCACCCAGCAACACAAGATGGATGTCATCTTCTGAGAGAATCAACATGTTGGCGAAGCAGCATAACTTAGCAGCCCAGGATGGTTTATCAAAAGCCATCAGCCAACAGAGGATACTGCAGACGAATGCCTCGGTTCAATCTAATAACCAAAGAATTGTCAAGCCCCATGCATATTATTCAGGTGTATATGACACAGGTTCCAGTCTGGCAGTTAAGACTCATTCTCTCTCCAGCCTCAGCTCCAGGGCCTCTCACGGGCTTCAGTCACATCTTCACAGCCCCCCAGTTTCACCAGATCATATGACTGATCTCACCAGAGCCTATGGTGGTACACACAGTGCCCCAGCAGACACAAAACAGTTGATGATAGGGGAAAAAATAAAAGTGACTGGTTCAGAGATTATTGATAGTGAAACACATAATATCAGTGAATTTAAATGTCAGACTTCAAATAAGGATCTGTTTGCATCTCAGATTAGAAAGAATAGCTTGGGTCTGCCTGTTCAGGACGCAACTCTTGTCTCTGATAGGACTGAAAAAGGGCCCACTGGTTACAGAAGCAACCGGAAAGTAGATCAGATACTGAATCGCCTCAGAATGATATTCAGTAGCAAACGTATTGAGGAAAGGAGTGTGTTGTTTGGTAGAAAGGGGAAAACGGTGCCATCAACACTTGAGGGAGCTAGTGTCATCAGTGAGAatagacagacagggaagaggtCTCCAGAGGTCAAAGAAGTGCTGAAACCCATTGACCTTCAACGTAATGTGGCAGGTCAACTGAGACAACAAAACAGAGGCTGCAATGGGCTGACAATTTCCACAGTTAAATTAGCATCCAAGAATGCACAGTTAGATATTCATGACAAAGAGAGGAACACAATATCAACTGAGAAAAATGGAAACCCATCGCTGTCAAAAGAAGAATTAAGTAGACCAAATCTTCCACATTCACCCTATTTTAGTAGTCAATCTCATAAGGACTCTGGAAGTTCTAGAACCAGTCATTTTAGCCTCAACACAAAGAATGATGTCTTCTCTAGCCCAATGGGTAAGGACAGTAGATCAGATAGGAGTAGAACTGCCTGTTTTAAACCCACACAGCTCTCATACTCCAACAACTCTCCAACCACTACTGATTTTGGCCTGAAACATGGCCGCTCCATCTCTGTCACCAACATTTACTCAAACCGAACATCAAGAAACAGGCGCATCTCCACAGGAACTGATATGGCCCCCACAAGGTACCTACGGAGTCTGGAGGATATCAGAGGGCCAGGGGACCTTGATCGCCCACCCAGGACCATTTCCAGAGCTTTCTCTAGCACTCAGAAAACCTATATCAGTCTAATAAAAACAGACAGCATCTTAAGCCCTAAGAGCCTGACATTGCCTTTGCCTCTACGGTTCAATGAGTCATCGACTTGGCACACAGAGATTTTAAACTCACTTATCATTGATCAGAAGTTGCAAGTCATTCAAGGCCCCATGGAACTACTGCCCATCACTAGCTCCAGTTTGTCAGACTTTGAGGAGTATGACTCAGATACAACTACAGATGGAGAATACTACTTGAGCAGTGATGATTGGGAGAAAGAGTCAATACTCTAG
- the poglut3 gene encoding LOW QUALITY PROTEIN: protein O-glucosyltransferase 3 (The sequence of the model RefSeq protein was modified relative to this genomic sequence to represent the inferred CDS: inserted 4 bases in 3 codons; substituted 1 base at 1 genomic stop codon) yields MVLICPSPEIHIIIYLQYEVRLPDVEFYINVGDWPMETRKQMTFLGLFQSSPGAVPQTPSSPPMTTLTPPWRPSDISSDLLSVQGNTEQALFCGRDSREECLHLVTLSKKRGKDLGKTNLVGFFDLFKCKYQVNVKGTVAPYRFPXLMLGNSLVLKQNSPNHFYTHLKKPGTHYIPVKRSXSDLIQKIEWAMGNDDEAQAIXKAGQAIVRQLVQPNRLYCYYYSVVQMYSERQNNQPTXPDMKRVPQPSDQSALCSCQQEPQRDDPSPEKDEH; encoded by the exons ATGGTACTTATTTGCCCCTCACCAGAAATTCACATAATAATATATTTGCAATATGAGGTGAGGCTTCCTGATGTGGAATTTTACATCAATGTGGGAGACTGGCCAATGGAAACAAGGAAGCAGATGACATTCCTGGGGCTGTTCCAATCATCTCCTGGTGCGGTTCCACAGACACCATCCTCCCCACCTATGACAACACTCACTCCACCCTGGAGACCCAGTGACATTTCCAGTGATCTGCTGTCAGTCCAGGGCAACACAG AACAGGCCTTATTCTGTGGCCGGGACAGTCGTGAAGAGTGCCTACACCTGGTCACTCTGTCCAAGAAAAGGGGGAAGGATCTGGGCAAAACAAATCTTGTTGGATTCTTTGACTTATTCAAG TGTAAGTATCAGGTGAACGTTAAGGGCACAGTGGCTCCTTACAGGTTCCCTTAGCTGATGCTGGGGAACAGCCTGGTGCTGAAGCAGAATTCACCAAATCACTTCTACACCCACCTGAAGAAGCCAGGCACCCACTACATCCCTGTGAAGAGGAG CTCTGACCTCATCCAAAAGATTGAGTGGGCAATG GGGAATGATGATGAAGCACAAGCGA GCAAAGCAGGCCAGGCGATTGTACGACAGCTCGTACAACCTAACAGATTATACTGTTACTATTACAGTGTGGTACAG ATGTACTCTGAGCGTCAGAACAACCAGCCCA CTCCAGACATGAAGCGGGTTCCCCAGCCATCCGACCAGAGTGCCCTTTGCAGCTGTCAGCAAGAGCCTCAAAGAGATGATCCCAGCCCGGAGAAGGATGAACACTGA